A single region of the Pseudomonas sp. VD-NE ins genome encodes:
- a CDS encoding ComF family protein, whose product MRCQPRYEGQVYICLNNVQTCLLCDEPAEAEMPICVACETDLPWLGDHCQNCALPLLATGLTCGECLLEPPAFEQVVVPWLYGFPVDSLITRFKHNAKWPFGHLLADVLGEYLQHRFDEGLRRPDVLLPVPLAGKRLRQRGFNQSAMLARWLSQSLDLPCEETVLRRIKETDAQQDLDAKARKRNLRNAFNLMPDAQIKDRHFALVDDVLTTGATAQALARLLINAGAARVDVYCLARTPKPGS is encoded by the coding sequence ATGCGCTGTCAACCACGATACGAAGGACAGGTTTACATCTGTTTAAATAATGTACAGACCTGCTTGCTTTGCGATGAGCCGGCAGAAGCAGAAATGCCAATCTGTGTGGCCTGCGAAACTGATTTGCCCTGGCTCGGCGACCACTGCCAGAACTGCGCCTTGCCACTCCTCGCAACGGGCCTGACCTGCGGCGAGTGCCTGCTAGAGCCGCCAGCCTTCGAACAGGTTGTGGTGCCGTGGCTGTACGGCTTCCCGGTCGACAGTTTGATTACGCGCTTTAAACACAACGCAAAATGGCCGTTTGGCCACCTGCTCGCCGACGTTCTCGGGGAATACCTGCAACATCGCTTCGATGAGGGGTTGCGCAGGCCTGATGTGTTGTTGCCGGTGCCGCTGGCTGGTAAACGTCTGCGCCAACGGGGGTTCAACCAGTCCGCGATGTTGGCGCGCTGGTTGAGTCAGTCGCTGGATCTGCCGTGCGAAGAAACGGTTCTGCGCCGAATCAAGGAGACCGACGCACAGCAGGACCTCGACGCCAAGGCGCGTAAACGCAATCTGCGTAATGCTTTCAACCTCATGCCGGATGCGCAGATAAAAGACCGACATTTCGCGCTGGTTGACGACGTATTGACCACTGGCGCTACCGCACAGGCTCTCGCCCGGTTGCTGATAAACGCTGGCGCCGCCCGGGTCGATGTCTATTGCCTGGCGCGCACGCCGAAACCCGGAAGCTGA